In Allomuricauda ruestringensis DSM 13258, the following proteins share a genomic window:
- the rpoB gene encoding DNA-directed RNA polymerase subunit beta: protein MFTNTIERVNFASAKNIPEYPDFLDIQIKSFQDFFQLETKSDERGNEGLYNTFMENFPITDTRNQFVLEFLDYFIDPPRYSIQECIERGLTYSVPLKARLKLYCTDPEHEDFETIVQDVYLGTIPYMTPSGTFVINGAERVVVSQLHRSPGVFFGQSFHANGTKLYSARVIPFKGSWIEFATDINSVMYAYIDRKKKLPVTTLFRAIGFERDKDILEIFDLSEEIKVSKTGLKKVLGRKLAARVLNTWHEDFVDEDTGEVVSIERNEIVLDRDTVLEKEHIDEIIDADVKTILLHKENNAQSDYAIIHNTLQKDPTNSEKEAVEHIYRQLRNAEPPDEETARGIIDKLFFSDQRYNLGEVGRYRMNKKLGLDIGMDKQVLTKEDIITIIKYLIELINSKAEIDDIDHLSNRRVRTVGEQLSSQFGVGLARMARTIRERMNVRDNEVFTPIDLINAKTLSSVINSFFGTNQLSQFMDQTNPLAEITHKRRLSALGPGGLSRERAGFEVRDVHYTHYGRLCPIETPEGPNIGLISSLSVFAKVNNMGFLETPYRKVEDGKVDTKNHIYLSAEEEEGMKIAQANIPLGDDGTIEREKVIAREEGDFPVVDPTEVKYTDVAPNQIASISASLIPFLEHDDANRALMGSNMMRQAVPLLRPDSPIVGTGLERQVATDSRVLINAEGDGVVEYVDSQKITIKYTRTEEERLVSFDDDSKTYQLVKFRKTNQGTSINLKPIVRKGDKVKKGQVLCEGYATEKGELALGRNMKVAFMPWKGYNFEDAIVISEKVVREDIFTSIHVDEYSLEVRDTKLGAEELTNDIPNVSEEATKDLDEYGMIRIGAEVKPGDILIGKITPKGESDPTPEEKLLRAIFGDKAGDVKDASLKASPSLRGVVIDKKLFSRSIKDKRKRSEDKEAIARLEMDYEVKFQQLKDELIEKLFSLISGKTSQGVINDLGEEVLPKGKKYTIKMLNAVDDFAHLVGGSWTTDDATNALVADLLHNYKIKLNDIQGNLRRDKFTISVGDELPAGIMKLAKVYIAKKRKLKVGDKMAGRHGNKGIVARIVRQEDMPFLEDGTPVDIVLNPLGVPSRMNIGQIYETVLGWAGQKLGQKYATPIFDGASLDEINKLTDEAGVPRFGHTYLYDGGTGQRFDQRATVGVIYMLKLGHMVDDKMHARSIGPYSLITQQPLGGKAQFGGQRFGEMEVWALEAYGASSTLREILTVKSDDVIGRAKTYETIVKGETMPEPGLPESFNVLMHELKGLGLDIRLEE, encoded by the coding sequence ATGTTCACAAACACTATTGAAAGAGTTAATTTCGCATCCGCTAAGAACATACCGGAATATCCGGATTTCTTGGACATTCAGATAAAATCGTTCCAAGACTTTTTCCAGCTTGAAACTAAATCTGACGAAAGAGGAAACGAAGGTCTCTACAACACCTTCATGGAGAATTTTCCAATCACAGATACCAGAAACCAGTTTGTACTTGAGTTTTTGGATTACTTCATTGATCCACCAAGATATTCCATCCAAGAATGTATAGAGCGTGGGCTTACTTATAGCGTACCTTTAAAGGCACGTTTAAAATTGTACTGTACCGATCCAGAACACGAAGATTTCGAAACTATCGTACAGGATGTGTATTTGGGAACCATCCCTTACATGACTCCTAGCGGAACTTTTGTGATCAACGGTGCAGAACGCGTTGTAGTTTCCCAGTTGCACAGATCTCCAGGGGTTTTCTTTGGACAGTCTTTCCACGCAAATGGAACAAAATTGTATTCAGCCAGGGTAATTCCTTTCAAAGGATCTTGGATTGAATTCGCCACCGACATCAACTCGGTGATGTATGCCTACATTGATAGGAAGAAAAAATTACCGGTAACCACTTTGTTCCGTGCCATCGGTTTTGAAAGGGACAAGGATATTTTGGAAATCTTCGACCTTTCGGAAGAAATAAAAGTTTCCAAGACCGGACTTAAAAAAGTATTGGGCCGTAAATTGGCCGCCAGGGTGTTGAACACATGGCATGAGGATTTCGTGGACGAGGATACGGGAGAAGTGGTTTCCATCGAACGAAACGAAATTGTACTTGATCGTGATACCGTTTTGGAAAAAGAGCATATCGATGAAATCATTGATGCCGATGTGAAGACCATTTTGCTTCACAAGGAGAACAATGCACAATCCGATTACGCCATCATCCACAACACCTTGCAAAAAGACCCTACCAACTCTGAAAAAGAAGCGGTAGAGCACATTTACAGACAATTGCGTAATGCAGAGCCGCCAGATGAAGAGACAGCTCGTGGGATTATCGACAAATTGTTCTTCTCCGACCAACGTTACAACCTAGGTGAGGTAGGGCGTTACAGAATGAACAAGAAGTTGGGCTTGGATATTGGAATGGACAAACAAGTGTTGACCAAAGAAGATATCATCACCATTATCAAGTATTTGATCGAGTTGATCAACTCCAAAGCAGAGATTGATGATATTGACCACTTGTCCAACCGTCGTGTAAGAACCGTAGGTGAGCAATTGTCCTCTCAATTTGGTGTAGGTTTGGCGCGTATGGCACGTACCATCCGTGAGCGTATGAACGTTCGTGACAACGAGGTGTTTACCCCGATCGATTTGATCAATGCGAAGACATTGTCGTCCGTGATCAACTCCTTCTTCGGAACCAACCAGTTGTCCCAGTTCATGGATCAGACCAACCCGTTGGCAGAGATTACACACAAAAGAAGATTATCCGCATTGGGGCCAGGCGGTCTTTCCCGAGAAAGAGCCGGTTTCGAGGTGCGTGACGTTCACTATACACACTACGGAAGATTGTGTCCGATCGAGACACCTGAAGGACCGAACATTGGTTTGATCTCTTCTTTGTCCGTATTTGCCAAGGTGAACAATATGGGCTTCTTGGAAACCCCTTACCGTAAAGTAGAAGATGGAAAAGTAGATACGAAAAATCATATCTACCTAAGTGCAGAGGAAGAAGAGGGAATGAAGATTGCCCAAGCCAACATTCCATTAGGGGATGATGGTACCATTGAAAGGGAAAAGGTAATTGCCCGTGAAGAAGGCGATTTCCCGGTTGTGGATCCAACAGAGGTAAAGTACACAGACGTTGCACCGAACCAGATTGCATCCATTTCCGCATCCTTGATTCCTTTCTTGGAGCACGATGATGCGAACCGTGCCTTGATGGGATCAAACATGATGCGTCAAGCAGTTCCATTGTTGAGACCGGATTCTCCAATTGTAGGTACAGGTCTGGAAAGACAAGTGGCTACAGATTCTCGAGTATTGATCAATGCGGAAGGAGATGGGGTTGTGGAATATGTGGATTCACAGAAAATCACCATAAAATATACAAGGACCGAAGAAGAGCGCTTGGTAAGTTTTGACGATGACTCGAAGACCTACCAATTGGTGAAGTTTAGAAAAACAAACCAAGGGACAAGCATCAACTTGAAGCCAATCGTAAGAAAAGGCGACAAAGTGAAAAAAGGTCAAGTGCTTTGCGAAGGTTATGCTACCGAAAAAGGTGAATTGGCCTTGGGTAGAAACATGAAGGTTGCCTTTATGCCTTGGAAAGGATACAACTTTGAGGATGCGATCGTGATTTCCGAAAAAGTGGTTCGTGAGGATATCTTTACCTCCATCCATGTTGATGAGTATTCGTTGGAAGTAAGGGATACCAAATTGGGTGCAGAGGAATTGACCAACGATATTCCAAACGTATCCGAAGAAGCCACCAAGGATTTGGACGAGTACGGTATGATCCGTATCGGTGCCGAAGTGAAGCCAGGGGATATTTTGATCGGTAAGATTACTCCAAAAGGAGAATCCGACCCAACTCCTGAAGAAAAATTGTTGCGTGCCATCTTTGGCGACAAAGCAGGTGACGTAAAAGATGCTTCATTGAAAGCTTCTCCATCTTTGAGAGGTGTGGTTATCGACAAGAAATTGTTCTCTCGTTCCATCAAGGACAAGAGAAAACGTTCCGAAGACAAAGAAGCCATTGCCAGATTGGAGATGGACTACGAAGTGAAGTTCCAACAGCTGAAAGATGAATTGATCGAGAAATTGTTCAGTTTGATCAGCGGAAAAACATCGCAAGGTGTAATCAACGATTTGGGTGAAGAAGTACTTCCAAAAGGAAAGAAATACACCATTAAAATGTTGAACGCTGTGGACGATTTTGCCCATTTGGTTGGAGGAAGTTGGACAACAGATGACGCTACCAATGCTTTGGTTGCCGACTTGTTGCACAACTACAAAATCAAATTGAACGATATTCAAGGTAACCTGAGAAGGGATAAATTTACCATCTCCGTAGGGGATGAGCTTCCTGCAGGTATCATGAAGTTGGCCAAAGTTTATATCGCCAAAAAGCGTAAGCTTAAAGTAGGTGATAAAATGGCCGGTCGTCACGGTAACAAAGGTATTGTGGCGCGTATCGTTCGTCAAGAGGATATGCCATTCTTGGAAGACGGAACCCCAGTGGACATTGTATTGAACCCACTTGGTGTACCATCAAGGATGAACATTGGTCAGATCTACGAAACCGTATTGGGTTGGGCCGGACAAAAATTGGGTCAAAAATATGCGACCCCGATTTTCGACGGAGCCTCATTGGATGAAATCAACAAGCTTACCGATGAAGCAGGCGTGCCAAGATTTGGACACACCTACCTATATGACGGTGGAACAGGTCAGCGTTTCGACCAACGTGCAACCGTTGGTGTCATCTACATGTTGAAACTAGGTCACATGGTAGACGACAAGATGCACGCAAGATCTATTGGACCATACTCATTGATCACTCAGCAACCATTGGGTGGTAAGGCACAGTTTGGTGGTCAGCGTTTTGGAGAGATGGAAGTTTGGGCATTGGAAGCCTACGGCGCATCATCTACCCTTAGGGAGATATTGACCGTTAAGTCGGATGATGTTATCGGAAGGGCCAAGACCTACGAGACCATCGTAAAAGGTGAGACCATGCCAGAACCTGGGTTGCCAGAATCTTTCAACGTATTGATGCACGAACTTAAAGGTTTGGGCTTGGATATCAGATTGGAAGAGTAG
- a CDS encoding peptide chain release factor 3 — translation MEFEKEIAKRRTFGIISHPDAGKTTLTEKLLLFGGAIQEAGAVKSNKIKKSATSDFMEIERQRGISVATSVLAFIYKDKKINILDTPGHKDFAEDTFRTLTAVDSVIVVIDVAKGVEEQTEKLVEVCRMRNIPMIVFINKLDREGKDAFDLLDEVEQKLGLTVTPLSFPIGMGYDFKGIYNIYEKNINLFSGNSKKNIEETIAFDNLDNPELEKIIGADAAEELRDNLELVEGVYPDFDKDAYLKGELQPVFFGSALNNFGVRELLDCFVNIAPSPRPKKAEERLVKADEKDFSGFVFKIHANMDPKHRDRLAFVKIVSGTFERNTPYLHVRHGKKLKFSSPNAFFAEKKEIVDISYPGDIVGLHDTGNFKIGDTLTSGEELHYKGIPSFSPEHFRYINNADPMKAKQLYKGIDQLMDEGVAQLFTLEMNGRKVIGTVGALQYEVIQYRLEHEYGAKCTYENFPVHKACWVEAEDENNEEFKEFKRVKQKFLATDKKGQLVFLADSPFSLQMTQQKYPSVKLHYTSEFE, via the coding sequence ATGGAATTTGAAAAGGAAATAGCGAAACGAAGAACTTTTGGCATTATCTCCCACCCTGATGCCGGAAAAACAACCTTGACCGAAAAGTTACTGTTGTTCGGAGGTGCAATCCAAGAAGCTGGAGCGGTAAAAAGTAATAAGATAAAAAAATCGGCTACCAGTGACTTTATGGAAATTGAGCGCCAAAGGGGTATTTCCGTAGCTACTTCCGTTTTGGCCTTTATTTATAAGGATAAAAAAATCAACATTTTGGATACCCCTGGGCACAAGGATTTTGCTGAAGATACCTTCCGTACCCTAACCGCAGTTGACAGCGTAATTGTGGTAATTGACGTTGCCAAGGGTGTTGAGGAACAGACCGAAAAATTGGTGGAGGTTTGCCGTATGCGCAACATCCCCATGATTGTATTCATCAATAAATTAGATCGTGAGGGCAAGGATGCCTTTGACCTTTTGGACGAAGTGGAACAAAAATTAGGTTTAACGGTGACCCCACTAAGTTTTCCAATAGGAATGGGGTACGATTTTAAAGGTATTTACAACATCTACGAAAAAAACATCAACCTTTTTAGCGGCAACAGCAAAAAGAACATCGAAGAAACCATTGCTTTTGACAATCTGGACAATCCAGAACTTGAGAAAATCATAGGTGCCGATGCTGCTGAAGAACTGCGCGACAATTTAGAACTAGTTGAGGGTGTTTACCCCGATTTTGACAAGGACGCTTATTTAAAAGGTGAGCTTCAACCTGTCTTTTTTGGTTCGGCCTTGAACAATTTTGGAGTGCGGGAGTTGTTGGATTGCTTTGTGAACATAGCACCGTCACCTAGACCCAAAAAAGCTGAGGAGCGCTTGGTAAAGGCCGATGAAAAGGATTTTTCCGGTTTTGTTTTTAAAATCCATGCGAATATGGATCCCAAACACCGAGATCGTTTGGCATTTGTTAAAATCGTATCGGGAACGTTTGAAAGAAATACCCCCTATTTGCATGTACGACACGGCAAAAAACTGAAATTCTCCAGTCCAAATGCTTTTTTTGCGGAGAAAAAAGAGATTGTGGATATTTCTTATCCAGGAGACATTGTTGGTCTGCACGATACTGGAAATTTTAAAATTGGGGATACTTTGACCAGTGGTGAAGAACTGCACTATAAAGGCATTCCAAGCTTTTCGCCGGAACATTTTAGGTACATCAACAACGCAGACCCAATGAAGGCCAAACAATTGTACAAGGGCATTGATCAGCTCATGGACGAAGGGGTAGCACAGCTTTTTACTTTGGAAATGAACGGAAGAAAGGTAATTGGTACGGTTGGAGCATTGCAATATGAAGTAATCCAGTATCGATTGGAACACGAATACGGCGCTAAATGCACCTATGAGAACTTTCCTGTGCACAAAGCTTGCTGGGTAGAGGCGGAGGATGAAAACAACGAAGAGTTCAAAGAGTTTAAACGTGTAAAGCAAAAGTTTTTGGCGACGGACAAAAAAGGGCAGTTGGTGTTTTTGGCAGATTCGCCTTTCTCCCTGCAAATGACCCAACAAAAATACCCTTCGGTAAAGCTGCACTACACTTCGGAGTTTGAGTAA
- the rpoC gene encoding DNA-directed RNA polymerase subunit beta' — protein MARIKDNNAQKRFNKISIGLASPESILAESRGEVLKPETINYRTHKPERDGLFCERIFGPVKDYECACGKYKRIRYRGIVCDRCGVEVTEKKVRRDRVGHINLVVPVAHIWYFRSLPNKIGYLLGLPSKKLDMIIYYERYVVIQPGIAKGPEGEEINKMDFLTEEEYLNILESIPTENQYLEDTDPNKFIAKMGAECLIDILSRIDLEQLSYELRHKANTETSKQRKTEALKRLQVVEALRESQNNRENNPEWMIMKVIPVIPPELRPLVPLDGGRFATSDLNDLYRRVIIRNNRLKRLMEIKAPEVILRNEKRMLQEAVDSLFDNTRKASAVKTESNRPLKSLSDSLKGKQGRFRQNLLGKRVDYSARSVIVVGPELKLYECGLPKDMAAELYKPFIIRKLIERGIVKTVKSAKKIIDKKEPVVWDILENVLKGHPVLLNRAPTLHRLGIQAFQPKLIEGKAIRLHPLACTAFNADFDGDQMAVHLPLGPEAILEAQLLMLASQNILNPANGSPITVPSQDMVLGLYYMTKEKKSTKEEPVLGEGLTFYSSEEVEIAFNEKKVSLNAGIKVRAKDFNEEGELVYQIIETTVGRVLFNTEVPEQAGFINQVLNKKALRNIIGDILAVTDVPTTAEFLDKIKAMGYDFAFKGGLSFSLGDIIIPAEKQDMIGEANEQVDGIMMNYNMGLITNNERYNQVIDVWTSTNAMLTELAMKRIREDKQGFNSVYMMLDSGARGSKEQIRQLTGMRGLMAKPKKSTAGGGEIIENPILSNFKEGLSILEYFISTHGARKGLADTALKTADAGYLTRRLVDVSQDVIVNSEDCETLRGIEVEPLKKNEEIVETLGERILGRVSLHDVYNPLTEELVLKAGQEINEADVKRVEAAPIEKIEVRSPLTCEAPQGICAKCYGRNLATNKMVQRGEAVGVVAAQSIGEPGTQLTLRTFHVGGIAGNISEDNKLESKFDGIAEIEDLRLVKGENSEGGKTDIVISRTSEVKIVDPKTGITLSTNNIPYGSKLFIKNGEKITKGTVICEWDPYNGVIVSEFSGQIAYENLDQGVTYQVEIDEQTGFQEKVISETRNKKLIPTLLIKDSKGETLRSYNLPVGSHLMVDDGEKVKEGKTLVKIPRKSAKAGDITGGLPRVTELFEARNPSNPAVVSEIDGVVSFGKIKRGNREIIIESKTGDIKKYLVKLSNQILVQENDYVRAGMPLSDGSITPEDILAIKGPSAVQQYLVNEVQEVYRLQGVKINDKHFEVVVRQMMRKVKIQDPGDTIFLENQLVHKDDFINENDEIFGKKVVEDAGDSERLKPGQILTVRELRDENSILRREDKTLVTARDAVAATATPILQGITRASLQTKSFISAASFQETTKVLNEAAVSGKIDTLEGLKENVIVGHKIPAGTGMRDYDSIIVGSKEEYDEIMARKEEFKF, from the coding sequence ATGGCTAGAATAAAAGATAATAACGCACAAAAAAGGTTCAACAAAATTTCCATAGGATTGGCCTCTCCAGAGTCAATTTTGGCCGAGTCCCGTGGCGAGGTGTTGAAGCCGGAAACCATAAACTATAGAACGCACAAACCAGAGCGTGATGGATTGTTCTGCGAGCGTATTTTTGGTCCTGTAAAGGATTACGAATGTGCCTGTGGTAAATACAAGAGAATCCGTTACCGTGGAATCGTTTGTGACCGTTGTGGTGTTGAAGTGACGGAGAAAAAAGTACGTAGAGACCGTGTAGGGCACATTAATCTTGTGGTTCCCGTGGCACACATCTGGTACTTCCGTTCGCTGCCAAACAAAATAGGATACCTTTTGGGACTGCCTTCCAAAAAGTTGGACATGATTATATACTACGAAAGGTATGTGGTTATCCAGCCAGGTATTGCCAAAGGTCCAGAAGGTGAGGAAATCAACAAAATGGATTTCTTGACCGAGGAGGAGTACTTGAACATTTTGGAATCCATTCCTACCGAGAACCAATACTTGGAGGATACCGATCCCAACAAGTTCATTGCCAAAATGGGTGCCGAATGTTTGATTGACATTTTGTCCAGAATCGATTTGGAACAATTGTCCTACGAACTTCGTCATAAGGCAAACACAGAGACTTCAAAACAGCGTAAGACCGAAGCCTTGAAGCGTCTTCAGGTAGTTGAGGCTTTACGTGAGTCACAAAACAACAGGGAAAACAACCCTGAGTGGATGATTATGAAGGTGATTCCGGTGATTCCACCAGAATTGCGTCCGTTGGTGCCATTGGATGGGGGGCGTTTCGCCACATCCGATTTGAACGACTTGTACCGCAGGGTGATTATCCGTAACAACCGTTTGAAGCGTTTGATGGAAATCAAAGCACCAGAGGTGATTTTGAGGAACGAAAAACGTATGCTTCAGGAAGCGGTGGATTCCCTTTTCGATAACACAAGAAAAGCATCTGCGGTAAAAACAGAATCCAACAGACCATTGAAATCCCTTTCCGATTCATTGAAAGGTAAGCAAGGTCGTTTCCGTCAAAACCTTTTGGGTAAACGTGTGGATTACTCCGCTCGTTCCGTAATTGTTGTTGGGCCGGAATTGAAATTGTACGAATGTGGTCTTCCAAAAGATATGGCAGCCGAGCTTTACAAGCCATTCATCATCCGTAAGTTGATTGAAAGAGGTATTGTAAAGACCGTTAAATCTGCCAAAAAGATTATCGACAAGAAGGAACCCGTAGTTTGGGACATTCTTGAAAACGTCCTTAAAGGACACCCTGTATTGTTGAACCGGGCCCCCACATTGCACAGATTGGGTATCCAAGCGTTCCAGCCTAAACTTATTGAAGGTAAGGCGATTCGTTTGCATCCATTGGCATGTACCGCATTTAACGCGGATTTTGATGGGGACCAGATGGCAGTTCACTTGCCATTGGGGCCAGAGGCTATTTTGGAAGCACAATTATTGATGTTGGCTTCACAAAACATCCTTAACCCAGCCAACGGTTCTCCGATTACCGTACCATCACAGGATATGGTTTTGGGATTGTACTACATGACCAAAGAGAAAAAATCTACCAAAGAAGAACCTGTTTTGGGTGAAGGACTTACCTTCTATTCTTCTGAAGAAGTAGAGATTGCCTTTAACGAGAAAAAAGTTTCGCTTAATGCCGGAATCAAGGTAAGAGCCAAAGACTTTAACGAAGAAGGGGAATTGGTCTATCAAATTATAGAAACCACGGTAGGTCGTGTATTGTTCAACACAGAAGTGCCAGAACAAGCAGGATTCATCAACCAAGTATTGAACAAGAAAGCCCTAAGAAATATTATTGGGGACATTCTTGCGGTGACAGATGTACCTACAACCGCTGAGTTTTTGGACAAGATCAAGGCCATGGGATACGATTTCGCCTTTAAAGGTGGTCTATCCTTTAGTTTGGGGGATATCATCATTCCAGCAGAAAAGCAGGATATGATCGGCGAGGCAAACGAGCAGGTCGATGGTATTATGATGAACTATAACATGGGTCTTATCACCAACAATGAGCGATATAACCAGGTTATTGATGTTTGGACATCTACCAATGCCATGTTGACCGAATTGGCCATGAAGCGAATTCGTGAAGATAAACAAGGATTCAACTCGGTATATATGATGTTGGATTCTGGTGCAAGGGGTTCCAAAGAGCAGATTCGTCAGTTGACCGGTATGCGTGGTTTGATGGCCAAGCCTAAAAAATCTACCGCAGGTGGTGGGGAGATTATCGAAAACCCGATTCTTTCGAACTTTAAGGAAGGATTGTCGATTTTGGAATACTTTATCTCTACCCACGGTGCGCGTAAAGGTCTTGCGGATACCGCTTTGAAAACGGCGGATGCAGGTTACTTGACCAGACGTTTGGTGGACGTTTCACAAGATGTTATCGTTAATAGCGAAGATTGTGAAACCTTGAGAGGTATCGAGGTAGAACCATTGAAGAAAAACGAGGAGATTGTTGAAACCTTGGGCGAAAGGATTTTGGGCAGGGTATCGTTACACGATGTGTACAACCCATTGACCGAAGAACTTGTGCTGAAAGCAGGACAAGAAATCAACGAAGCCGACGTGAAAAGGGTGGAGGCAGCTCCAATCGAAAAAATAGAAGTAAGATCTCCATTGACATGTGAGGCTCCACAAGGAATCTGCGCCAAATGTTACGGTAGAAACCTTGCTACCAATAAAATGGTACAACGAGGTGAAGCCGTAGGTGTTGTTGCAGCACAGTCCATTGGTGAGCCCGGTACACAGTTGACCTTGCGTACCTTCCACGTGGGTGGTATTGCAGGTAACATTTCCGAGGACAACAAGTTGGAGTCCAAGTTTGATGGTATTGCAGAGATTGAAGACTTGAGACTTGTAAAAGGTGAAAACAGTGAAGGTGGTAAAACCGACATTGTAATTTCCAGAACGTCCGAGGTTAAGATAGTTGATCCAAAAACAGGAATCACATTAAGCACAAACAACATTCCTTACGGTTCTAAATTGTTCATCAAAAACGGTGAGAAAATTACAAAAGGAACCGTGATTTGTGAATGGGATCCATATAACGGTGTAATTGTTTCTGAGTTCTCTGGACAGATTGCCTACGAGAACCTTGATCAAGGTGTTACTTACCAAGTTGAAATCGATGAACAAACAGGTTTCCAAGAAAAAGTAATTTCTGAGACCAGAAACAAAAAGTTGATTCCAACCTTGTTGATCAAGGACAGTAAAGGCGAAACATTACGTTCTTACAATTTGCCTGTTGGTTCCCACTTGATGGTTGATGACGGCGAGAAAGTAAAAGAAGGAAAAACATTGGTTAAAATTCCACGTAAATCTGCCAAGGCAGGGGATATTACCGGTGGTCTTCCAAGGGTAACCGAGCTTTTCGAAGCACGTAACCCATCCAACCCAGCCGTTGTTTCCGAGATTGATGGAGTAGTATCCTTCGGTAAGATCAAGCGTGGTAACCGAGAGATTATTATCGAGTCCAAGACCGGAGATATCAAAAAGTACTTGGTTAAATTGTCCAACCAGATTTTGGTTCAGGAAAATGACTACGTACGTGCAGGTATGCCATTGTCCGACGGTTCCATTACACCAGAAGACATCTTGGCCATTAAAGGACCATCTGCCGTACAGCAATATTTGGTAAACGAAGTACAAGAAGTTTACCGTTTACAAGGTGTGAAAATTAACGATAAGCACTTTGAAGTTGTTGTAAGACAAATGATGCGTAAAGTTAAAATCCAAGATCCAGGAGATACCATCTTCCTAGAGAATCAATTGGTACACAAAGACGACTTTATCAACGAGAATGATGAAATTTTCGGCAAAAAAGTTGTTGAGGATGCTGGGGATTCCGAAAGATTGAAACCAGGACAGATTTTGACTGTACGAGAGCTGAGGGACGAGAACTCAATTCTAAGAAGAGAGGACAAGACCTTGGTAACCGCAAGAGATGCTGTGGCAGCAACTGCGACACCAATCCTGCAAGGTATTACAAGAGCATCGTTGCAGACCAAGTCCTTTATCTCGGCAGCATCGTTCCAGGAAACCACCAAAGTGTTGAATGAGGCCGCAGTAAGTGGTAAAATCGATACCTTGGAAGGATTGAAGGAAAATGTAATTGTAGGACATAAAATTCCAGCCGGTACCGGCATGAGGGATTATGACAGCATCATTGTAGGTTCCAAAGAGGAGTACGATGAAATCATGGCCCGAAAAGAGGAATTCAAATTCTAA
- the rplL gene encoding 50S ribosomal protein L7/L12: MADLKDFAEQLVNLTVKEVNELADILKEEYGIEPAAAAVAVAGGAAAGGGEGEAAEEKSEFDVILTAAGGSKLAVVKLVKELTGLGLKDAKEIVDSAPKAVKEGVAKDEAEGIKKSLEEAGAEVELK; encoded by the coding sequence ATGGCAGATTTAAAAGATTTTGCAGAACAGTTGGTAAACCTTACAGTAAAAGAGGTAAATGAATTGGCCGACATTTTAAAAGAAGAATATGGTATTGAGCCTGCTGCTGCTGCAGTAGCCGTTGCCGGTGGTGCTGCCGCTGGTGGAGGTGAAGGCGAAGCTGCTGAGGAAAAATCAGAATTTGATGTAATCCTTACAGCTGCCGGTGGTTCTAAATTGGCAGTCGTAAAATTGGTTAAGGAATTGACCGGTCTTGGGCTAAAAGACGCTAAAGAAATCGTTGACAGCGCACCAAAAGCTGTTAAAGAAGGTGTTGCCAAAGATGAGGCAGAAGGTATCAAAAAATCATTGGAAGAAGCAGGAGCAGAAGTTGAGCTTAAATAA
- a CDS encoding DUF3467 domain-containing protein: MAEEKKKQKQINIELDEKTAEGIYSNLAIINHSVSEFVVDFISLMPGAPKAKVKSRIILTPQHAKKLLKALNDNVSRFEAAHGTIQDYEQPAIPLNFGPTGEA; the protein is encoded by the coding sequence ATGGCTGAAGAAAAGAAAAAGCAGAAGCAGATCAATATAGAGTTGGATGAAAAAACAGCAGAGGGAATATATTCCAATCTGGCGATCATCAACCATTCCGTATCCGAATTTGTAGTGGACTTTATTAGTTTGATGCCTGGCGCTCCAAAGGCAAAAGTAAAGAGCAGAATCATCTTAACACCACAGCATGCTAAAAAGCTGCTAAAGGCATTGAACGATAATGTGAGTAGGTTTGAAGCGGCCCACGGAACAATCCAAGATTACGAACAACCTGCGATTCCATTAAATTTTGGCCCCACTGGCGAAGCATAA